The following is a genomic window from Strix aluco isolate bStrAlu1 chromosome 3, bStrAlu1.hap1, whole genome shotgun sequence.
AAGCTATGCCCATTGCAAGACTTCTCAGCAAAAGAATCAATCAATCTATTAGTGTCCAAAAGTATGGGTGCGCCTCTGCTCAGCTGAACCTGGCAAGAAGCTGCCCTAGACTGAATAATCTGTATATAAGGCAACTCAAGAAGCCCACCTCCCCTGTTACGTGCTAAGGCAACAGCTGCTGTGATCAAGCAGGCAGTGCAAACCAGCTCTACAGTCACTGATTAACTCAGCCACGCTGTGCAGGCCACAGGGTGACGCACGCCGGGACACTCTCAGCACCCAGGAAGCCACGTAGGAAGAAAGAAGACTTAAAACAGCCTCAAAAAGCAAATGAGACTTAAGACTTATTGACAGCCTTTATAAAAAATATCAGCCTAACAGTCTTCTCTGTGTATTAATAATGTTTCCAGAGGCttccaactaaaaaaaaaaaattaaaaaagaaaaaaaatgaagaattttaaaaggtAAGTATGCCTCCCCCTCAGTGTAGCTTTCCCGCAGCCTGCCAAaaccaggaaagcagcagcagtctgcagatggaagagcagctctgctgggaacaGCGGGCTACAGGGCCCTGGCTGAAAATAGAGCCATTTTCACAACCGATGACAGAAGCTGTTTTAACAGCAAACATTCAGAGACCATGGAAAAATGTAATTAACTGCAAATCAGAGGAAGATTTAACTTACGCAGTGATTATTGACACGCACATGAATTTCTTCACAGTCTCAATCCaggtttggtttgtggtttttttttttttttttccttaactactATGAAACATTAAGATACTGCACAAGCTACTGTGACTGCACCGGACACAGTGTTTTATTTATGCTGCTTTATGGCCAAGGAGATGAGAGTGGTATTCTTTGTTTTGTCATACATGAATATAAACTGCATTCCAAATGTTTTTGAACTTGGTAAATTATTCTGATACATTGTATCAAAAATATACTGCAAAGCTATCCCAAATGACCTACTGTTCATGGCACTCAAGATACAACACAGATAATTACATACTATGTAATACTGGTTCAAGATTATCACCAGCCATTAGGAAACGTTGCATTTTGCTTTGGGAAGGCATCCCagagtttaaagaaaacactgactTGTTAGGCAAAGACATGTCTTGCATTAATATGATGGAGTGGGTCGTGTTTAATTTTTGCCCCAAGTTCTACATGATCTTTCATGCACCTCTGTGGTGTTAAAACAGGCATGCATGAATAGCACCAAAATGACCCAATCTTACACTACATTCACCGCTAATTTTGATCAAGATCTGAACAGCAGCCCTGACAGCAAAGATCTGTCAGCCGGAACAGCTGAGTGCTCCTGCAACAGCACACTGCAGAAGTTACTTTTTCCTCATTCTAAAAACTGAAGTATAAACCAGCTGTCAACACTTTGGTTTATATATGGGTTAGTTCCCCTCACTATTCAGAAAATTTCTGCTCGTAAAGACACAAGCAGAGAAGTTGTTTTCCAAGTCTGTGGCAAGAAGCTTAATAGATTTATCTGTTGCACAGAGGAACAATTAGAGACAACCTCAGTTCAGCTCAGCAGCTTTATTCAACATTAAGATACACTATCCCCAAAGCAATAACTGACCTTGTGTTATATTACAGCATCATTCCAACTCCTTGAAGTATTTACTCACACTTCAACCTAGAATTTTCTGAACCCTCCCTTTTGCAATCCTTGAGGAGCCAACGACTGGGTTCAGCTGATAGCAAGCAAATCAAAAGCTATCTTCAGCTACACTCCCGACGGCCACATTCCAGCTGGATTaaacctctccccctcctcccctgcgTCAGTAACTTCCACACTCTGGTCTGCTCGAAACACTCATTTCTAAACTAcaagaaataaatacttaaatCTACATGTtacaaatttgaaaagaaaattaaatattctgaaaaattattaaaaaaaaggaaaaaaattgactaTATCTTAAAGAGACAGCTCTGAGATGGATCACAAGTTCAGATTCTTCCTTCCTGGTATCTAATTCACCAGAAGTGTGATCACCAATTTCCCTATTTTGGTTCATCAACAGACCAGAGAATTGGTCTAGCTGCCTTCTATCAAGAAAAAGACCAGGGATTTGATTCCTCACAGCCAGTAAAAATTCCTGGGTGATTTATGTGGCAAATCACAGGCCCTTgctcttttgggttttttttgctatagTACTCtttatgcatacatacacacCTACAGGCACTAAAAATTTAAAGGGATGAAGGGATGAAGAAAGGGACTTTTTTTGTGGGCCTGAAGGCAGAAATAGCTGCACCCATAGAGATAGGAGTGTCTCGTCTCCCTTTTCCACATGCTGCCCTTTGCTCATGTGAAATACCTATTTTTTTAGCACTGGCCCCTTAGTGGACTCCTTGCCTTTCTTGCcacttttcccccttccctcacTTTCTAGACTACAGCCAAAACCCATATCATCCCCCAGCGCTTTTATCATGTTAGGTGAATGTAgatccttctttttattttccaggtggCACCTGATCCCATCTTCCTTCCTACTGGGAGCCATATTAGACGAGCAAACAAACAGTGCTTTATCTCTCTGGCATGCAATGAAACGAGGGCACCCATCTGCTCATCTCAGCATCCTCACTGCATTTCACACCTTAGACCACATAGGAAAAGTCAGATTCAAATCTAGAAAGCactacacatttaaaaaaaatgagacaaacatGTTTTTGTGCTATGCACTGCAGCTTACCTTTCCCTAGGAACAGCAAACCAGTACTCCGGTTGCTTTATCTTTTTACTGTACTGTTGAGATATGGTGGTGCTCTGAGACGCAAAGGACTTTCTCATGGGCTTGCCTACTTTAATGCACAGAAACATTGGAGGAGTTTTGCTCTTCTCCTCTTTTGAAGGAAGCATATCTGAATGAGAGACAAAAGAAATGGGCTGCTTACAGGCAAGTACAAATACTGCAGCTGATCAAACATTGTCAAAGATTAATAATCTTGTGCAAAGGAATACTCAGAGGCACTGTACACAATTACACCTGATATGTCATTCAATAGCAAAAGTGGTTTAATAAATCTTCGTTCATCCTAAACTGTGGCCATTCATTCCCATTTCATCACAGGCTGTATCCCCCTCAGCTGTATAGCTATGCACAGAACAGCCCTGTAAAGCAAATCAGTAAGATGATCAGGCTGGGTGCAAACTGCAACACAAAGCAGGCAAGTAAAGGCGACAGTGTTTGACCGGGTCCAGAAAACCCATCCAGTCAAAGGGTAACcctgcgcacacacacacaaagcccaATCAGTTCCTCAACTCTGATGGTCAGACAGCCATACAAACACCTTTTGTCTGCACAAGACAGGGTCACGCATACAAGCAATTTGATTTCCTTAAATTGCTAGTGTGACAAAAATAGCCTAAATCAAACTGAAGTTGCCTCATTCATTTTAGGAGTACacatacagtctttttttttttttcctctcctaatgAGAACAAGCACCAAATACAACTGGTAAGATACCAACCCTtccaaaagaaggaaaaaaccgtTTTAAGAACAACATTTTTTACAATAAAGACTTCCACTCTAATCATCCCCCCTGGCCTGATATGAATCAAGGGTATGTCCACTGGGTCATTAAACTATCAAGAGAGGAGCATCAGCGCTCCAAGATGGACTCGTGCTTAGAGGCACTGGGCTGTAGTAGAAATAGTAATATGTGTACATGCTACCTAAACTGAGATTTCATTTTGTTATATGCTTTCCAGTAAAAGCCTGAATTTCATTTATGATAACCCAATGAGCAATCAGGACAAAATGATCAGTCAGTAAGACTCTACATGTATTCTTATTTATCACTTCTTTAAGGGCTTCCATAGCATGAAAGACACAAGACAGATGCAAATAGCATCAAGAATACTTTTGTACCTCCCCCTTTCACAGCAATGCACTACTGCTTTGGACACTGCACTGGCAGACTTCACCGAAGCAACAAAAGTTACCAATACGGAGTGACAATTCCTATGCCATGCAATGTCCCTGTCAATTCTGCACCTGGAAGACATTTCACTGTCCTCAAGCCAAACAGAGGTGAGGATTATATAAACAGTAATCACTGAATATGGAAAAAGCACACAAGCTACTTAGCAAACTGGAAGCTTAGGGAATttgaaggtattttttttcttctaaatagcagataaaataaaaatataatatacacgagaaacaaaaaaaaagaacaggtatTATAGAAGGAGGAATTTTAGAGCAGAAGGCTAACTGATTCAAAGGTTACCGTCATAATGCTGTCCAAGTCTCAGAGGAAACAAGGATAACCAGAGACCTACCTTCAATTGGCACTTGAATTTTCTGCAGCAGCCACAGTCTGATTTCTGATTGATTGTCTAACTGTGTTTCTTGACAGGTCTTGTCTATAGCTGGTACTAATGAAGAGTCCACAGACTCTTTCAGatccttttcctctgctgctgctgagctgattTCTAATGAAGGTGCTTTCCTTTCAACACAGCAGGAATCAAGCTCCATACTTTTAACTGTATGGACTTCATTAGCTCGGGACTTTGAACAGCTAAGTGTGAGGTCTATGCCAATTGCTTTATTGTTTTCACCTTTCTGGATTTCAGCCTTGTGTAAGTCTTCAGATGACTGAGACCCATTCCCATCTTTATTGAGGTAAAATTCAATAAGTTTATCTTTCTCTAGCTCTTTCTTAGTGTCCAGTGCAGTCTCCACCTTACCTGTTGGGGAACTGACACATTTGTTTACTTCTGGAATAACATCTTGCTTTTCACACAGCTCTAAGTCTAAGTCAGCTTTAGGTTCaacactgtcctttttttccaagGAATCAACTGTCAAGTGCTCCTGGACTTCTGTAGTGGGTTTGGTTACCTGCTGCTTAGTTCTCCCCAACTCCCTGGGGTCAGCCAGCAAGCCTTCCATTACTGAGATTTTCCTGTCCAACCCTCTATCCATACGAGATGACGTCTTTTCCAGCTCAATGAAGTCATCCTCTCCTTCTTccaaaagggatttttctttggttttgatatCTGAAgcgtttttttccccagaaggctCCTTGGCACATGGATCTGCAGCAAACTTTTCCAAATGTTCAGTGGCAGTGATGTTGTTGTGAAACTCCAGTGACTTTGATTTAATTGAGCCTGTACTCTCAGATGACTGAAGAACTTCAAAATCAGCAGACTTTTCCTTATCTGAAGGCTTTATCTGTTTGGCACCCAGAGCAATAGATGGATCCCCATtctgctgcctcttttccttGCTAAGGGATTTGAATTTGCTGAAAGGATTGATATCTTTCTCAGAGGACAGGTCTTCCCATTCTCCTGGCCTGTACAGAGGACAAAGATCCTTTGGTATGTCACTGTCAGGGAAAATGATGGATGTACATAGGATgttaaaagcaaaatggaaacagaaaaaaaaaggaaaagaaaaactaaataacATACCAACTTAACTTAAGCTCTGAAACTcaacaaaaaattactttctccAAAATAAACATACATCAGTGGAAGTAAgtgactttaaagaaaatggagaaaaatgtggaATGGATAATACCAAAATAAAATGAGTAAACCACTTGGCAGAATATGCCACATGGGTGAAGAAATGGTACGCATGTAATAACAATGTGCAAGTCATCAGAAGTTCAgtaaccaaaaaaaccacaggaCATGTATTTAGCTGCTGGAATTTAATTCATACCATATTAATATTGTTATTTCCCACACCTGACAACGAGTCAACCTCTACAACCATCCATGCTTCCCTAGTCAGTACAAACATATTTGAGAAGAAAGCAAATCAGAGATAAGCTGTACCCTGTTTGAACGTGTTTACTGCAAAACAGTAACAGGCAACAGAGTTGggtttccttccttttatttttctctattactCAAATATACTGTTTGAACGCAGACTTCcccaaagatttctttttaaagcaggacaatcataaaatgtttcagaataGAAAATTCTTGAAAACTTAACAACTTGAGTTCTTCACTGCTTCTAAAAAGTCTGCAGTGAATGGGAATACAGGATTTTCATCACTTAAAAGTTACTAAGAAGTTACTAAACACTCTAGTAATGAGAATAACAAATATCTGGAAAATTTTTCTTGAAATGAGAAAATGGAGGGAAGGAGATGAATTTCACTGATCAAACAGGTGTTGCCTATAAGGACAAAACCTTGCTGAGAACAAATACATAAGCAATGACTGGATTATGCATAGATGGAAGTAGCCCACCCCAGAAAGTCTATTATGTATTATAAACGATAACTATCAATGCATTTCTGGTTCTGAAGTAGAAGTATTCCACAGACTGGTATTTCTGTAAGTCCTGAAAATGGCAATTAAGGTGTTGTTATCTTCAAAAGTTTTAAATACTCAGAACAGTCCTGATAACTCAACAAATGGTCCAAATTTAACCCTCTTCAATGCCACTGAAATAACCCTGGAGATGGGTCAGTGCAAGAGCCCAACTATGGCATGCTACCAATGCTTTTAATTACTGGTTTTTACTGGTCACATTTGCACTTTGGTTCTCATATTCACGACCCATTTCTCTTTACTGCCACTGAAGTACTCTAAAAAGAAAGTGGAAGAACAACACAAGTGAATCATTCCTTTGCTGGCACTTTCCTCCCCTGATTTGTTTTATTCTACTTCATCAAAACTCTTCCCCTCcattccttccccttcttttccatGACCCTTACGAAAAATCTGTAAACATAAGTTCAGGGAAGAACACTCCTTACGATGGCAATGCGTCTTTAATCTTCATGTGAGAGATGTCATTGTAGAGGGCTATTGAGACAACCTCCTCCATGGGGCAGATGAGCCCATATTCTTCACAGCCATTCTCAATTACCAGAGGATCAGACTTATGTGGGTCAAACATGATATTGTTTGGAGTTACTATCATGACTCCTCCAACTACGCCCTAAAATAGGAGAAGAGTTAGCACATCACATGTCATTCACTTATCATTTGGTACTGGATTTTAGGCTACcatcctaaaaaagaaaaacccatctCCTGCCTCTTTATACCCCGTCATGCAATGTTTGCtaacaaaacattttggtttcCAATTGCATCAAGTCAGACATTATAaggagagcaaaggaaaaaaattgcttagtAACACATAAGTTCTTGGCTGATAAGGAAGAACATCTGACTATTCAACTTTCAGCGCTGGCTGACGCAAGCTAAAACTGCAGATTGTTAAATCAATCTCAGCCAAAATAGATTAgtagatttaagaaaaaaaagtaccatTTTATTCTAGATGCAGCCACCTTCATTTGATACATGAATTTGTATGCAACCAGCACACTGAAAGGCAGTCTTTCTTGAGGAAATGTCAAGGTTACTATGCTAAGCCACATATAGGTCCCCTTGATCTACTCTCCCAGAGGTACACGCAAAACGCTTCTCCCTGACCTAGAAGCAGCTTCTACCACTGATCCAAGCAtattttgcacagctgtagaAGACATTTAATTAACTCTTCAAAATGTGCTCTAGCCATAGATTCAACAAGAGGCTGCACGAGCCATTATTCAGCATCCAACCCATGGCAACTGACCATTTTACAAGGTTTATAAAGGAGATTTCCAGTGTCTTGGTCCTGCATCCTCTCTTCCACATGAGCTACAAAATTCACCAGACCAGCTCAGAAGCTGTGCGTAAATCATGACATCTGACAAACAGGAGCCACAAATCAACAGAAATTACCTACACTGTAGATACTATTAAATTATCCAAGGTCATCTGTAAGGCAAGCCAAGGAAGGCTAACAAATAGGCTGGTAAAGGACCACaagcttggtttggttttttttttttaaaatcaaagagatGCTAAGCTGATGGCTTGGCACTGGCAAGTGAGTACATGTGTGCCTGTTCCCTTGTAAAGCAAAGTCTGCATTTATTTCCCATTTGTTTCTCCTGTATGACTCACATACACATGCCTGGTGTGTGTCTGGATGAAAGAATCAAAATCAAGTGCAGAGGCTTCTCCCACAGGTAAGTAACTCTAGTTAGCCAGAAGAGCAATACATAAGTAGGCTGTACTTCCTACCCAGCCATTGCAGGAAGCAAGGCAACAAGAGATTATAGCTACACTGGCAAAGAAGCCATGCCACTTTTAATTGTGACtgcaaattactttttcagaCCTGCGGCCATAAAATTGGCAATCTGTATCCACTGCATCTAGCAAGCATCACATAACAAAGCAACAGTATTGCCCTAATTTAGATGCGAGCCATCAAGTAGCCCTCTAGTACTTTCTACAAAATAGCAGACTGAAAAAATGCAGAGTGGTTAAATACAGTCTACATTCACTCGATGTGAAAAGAAGCCAAAAACTCTAGGTGTAAACACATCCATCTTACAAAAGTCAACACTAAGGGAAAACATATGTTTAAATTACAATGGTTAACATCTCCAGTGTTATAAATTCCAAAGAACTTGAAAACCCAAACATGCAGACATCTAACTGAAA
Proteins encoded in this region:
- the NCOA7 gene encoding nuclear receptor coactivator 7 isoform X3 — protein: MVSQKPHGTIEYTAGNQDTINSIALKFNITPNKLVELNKLFTQTIVPGQILFVPETSAVRLSSFSPGAPVSPSSSDAEYDKLPDADLARKAFKPVERVLSSTSEEDEPVVVKFLKMNCRYFTDGKGVVGGVMIVTPNNIMFDPHKSDPLVIENGCEEYGLICPMEEVVSIALYNDISHMKIKDALPSDIPKDLCPLYRPGEWEDLSSEKDINPFSKFKSLSKEKRQQNGDPSIALGAKQIKPSDKEKSADFEVLQSSESTGSIKSKSLEFHNNITATEHLEKFAADPCAKEPSGEKNASDIKTKEKSLLEEGEDDFIELEKTSSRMDRGLDRKISVMEGLLADPRELGRTKQQVTKPTTEVQEHLTVDSLEKKDSVEPKADLDLELCEKQDVIPEVNKCVSSPTGKVETALDTKKELEKDKLIEFYLNKDGNGSQSSEDLHKAEIQKGENNKAIGIDLTLSCSKSRANEVHTVKSMELDSCCVERKAPSLEISSAAAEEKDLKESVDSSLVPAIDKTCQETQLDNQSEIRLWLLQKIQVPIEDMLPSKEEKSKTPPMFLCIKVGKPMRKSFASQSTTISQQYSKKIKQPEYWFAVPRERVDHLYTFFVQWSPEIYGKDAKEQGFVVVEKEELDMIDNFFSEPTTKSWEIITVEEAKRRKSVCSYYEDDDDDALPVLKHHSALLENMHIEQLARRLPARVQGYPWRLAYSTLEHGTSLKTLYRKSASLDSPVLLVIKDMDNQIFGAYATHPFRFSDHYYGTGETFLYTFSPNFKVFKWSGENTYFINGDTSSLELGGGGGRFGLWLDADLYHGRSNSCSTFNNDILSKKEDFIIQDVEVWTFE